The Pseudomonas sp. TH06 genome has a window encoding:
- a CDS encoding MBL fold metallo-hydrolase encodes MPALIEAFLDPASSTYSYVVYEADGGQCAIVDPVLDYDGAAGRTCTAQADKIIAFVRMHHLQVQWLLETHAHADHLSAAPYLRRELGGKIAIGESISKVQNVFKALFNLEPEFCVDGSQFDHLFAPNESFRIGNLKATALHVPGHTPADMAYLIDGEQILVGDTLFMPDVGTARCDFPGGNAHQLFNSIHKLLAFPASVKLYVCHDYPPEGRQSQYQTTVGEQRKNNIHVHDGVDEAAFVEMRTKRDAGLGMPTLLLPAIQVNVRAGNFPAAEENGVVYLKIPINKM; translated from the coding sequence ATGCCCGCGCTGATTGAAGCTTTCCTCGACCCCGCCTCCTCGACCTACAGCTACGTGGTCTATGAGGCCGACGGCGGGCAATGCGCGATCGTCGATCCGGTACTCGATTATGACGGCGCCGCCGGGCGCACCTGCACCGCGCAGGCGGACAAAATCATCGCTTTCGTTCGCATGCACCACCTGCAAGTACAGTGGCTGCTGGAGACTCACGCCCACGCCGACCACCTCTCCGCCGCGCCGTATCTGCGCCGCGAACTGGGCGGCAAGATCGCCATTGGCGAGTCGATCAGCAAAGTTCAGAACGTGTTCAAGGCGCTGTTCAATCTGGAGCCGGAATTCTGCGTCGACGGTTCGCAATTCGATCACCTGTTCGCGCCGAACGAATCGTTCAGGATCGGCAATCTCAAGGCTACCGCCCTGCACGTGCCCGGCCACACCCCGGCGGACATGGCCTACCTGATCGACGGCGAGCAGATCCTGGTCGGCGACACGCTGTTCATGCCCGACGTCGGCACCGCCCGCTGCGACTTTCCCGGCGGCAATGCGCATCAGTTGTTCAACTCGATCCACAAGCTACTGGCCTTCCCTGCCAGCGTGAAACTCTACGTCTGTCACGACTACCCGCCCGAGGGTCGGCAATCGCAGTACCAGACCACCGTCGGCGAGCAGCGCAAAAACAATATTCATGTGCATGACGGTGTTGATGAGGCGGCGTTCGTCGAGATGCGCACCAAGCGTGATGCCGGGTTGGGCATGCCGACGCTGTTGCTGCCGGCGATTCAGGTGAATGTGCGGGCGGGGAATTTTCCCGCAGCGGAAGAAAACGGCGTGGTTTACCTGAAGATCCCGATCAACAAGATGTGA
- a CDS encoding branched-chain amino acid aminotransferase codes for MGNESINWDKLGFDYIKTDKRYLSYFRDGEWDKGTLTEDNVLHISEGSTALHYGQQCFEGMKAYRCKDGSINLFRPDQNALRMQRSCARLLMPTVDTEQFIEACKAVVRANERFIPPYGTGGALYLRPFVIGVGDNIGVRTAPEFIFSIFCIPVGAYFKGGLTPHNFQISSYDRAAPQGTGAAKVGGNYAASLMPGSKAKKANFADAIYLDPMTHTKIEEVGSANFFGITHDNKFITPNSPSVLPGITRLSLIELAKSRLGLEVVEGDVLIDKLSDFKEAGACGTAAVITPIGGISYNDHLHVFHSETEVGPVTQKLYKELTGVQTGDIEAPAGWIVKV; via the coding sequence ATGGGTAACGAAAGCATCAATTGGGACAAGCTGGGTTTTGACTACATCAAGACCGACAAACGCTATCTGTCGTACTTTCGCGATGGCGAGTGGGACAAAGGCACCCTGACCGAAGACAACGTGCTGCACATCAGCGAAGGCTCGACTGCCCTTCACTATGGCCAGCAGTGCTTCGAAGGCATGAAGGCCTATCGTTGCAAGGACGGCTCGATCAACCTGTTCCGCCCGGACCAGAACGCCCTGCGCATGCAGCGCAGTTGCGCGCGTCTGCTGATGCCGACGGTCGACACCGAGCAGTTCATCGAAGCCTGTAAAGCCGTGGTTCGTGCCAACGAGCGCTTCATTCCGCCATACGGCACCGGCGGCGCGCTGTATCTGCGTCCGTTCGTGATCGGCGTGGGAGACAACATCGGCGTGCGTACCGCCCCCGAGTTCATCTTCTCGATCTTCTGCATCCCGGTCGGCGCCTACTTCAAGGGCGGCCTGACCCCGCATAACTTCCAGATCTCCAGCTACGACCGCGCTGCCCCACAAGGCACCGGCGCCGCCAAGGTCGGTGGCAACTACGCCGCCAGCCTGATGCCGGGCTCGAAAGCGAAGAAAGCCAACTTCGCCGATGCGATCTATCTGGATCCGATGACCCACACCAAGATCGAGGAAGTCGGTTCGGCCAACTTCTTCGGGATCACCCACGACAACAAGTTCATCACCCCGAACTCGCCGTCGGTCCTGCCGGGTATCACCCGTTTGTCGCTGATCGAACTGGCAAAATCGCGTCTGGGCCTGGAAGTGGTTGAAGGCGACGTGCTGATCGACAAGCTGTCGGACTTCAAAGAGGCCGGCGCTTGCGGTACCGCAGCCGTGATCACCCCGATCGGCGGCATCAGCTACAACGACCACCTGCACGTTTTCCACAGCGAAACCGAAGTAGGCCCTGTCACCCAGAAGCTTTACAAAGAGCTGACTGGCGTGCAGACCGGCGACATCGAAGCGCCAGCGGGCTGGATCGTCAAGGTTTGA
- a CDS encoding TIGR03915 family putative DNA repair protein, with protein MINLDCDDLFDTWRQQARWLLSHEIDPSVVSWASEGAADLFASDDHVPEGQGPFQARIPRTLLDTLEQAAQYRGDQRWSLLYEVLWRVSHGDRTAMMAGDKLGSELQRRIKQVSREAHHLHAFVRFIERPKDLPGPQYVAWHEPAHDILHSASEHFIGRMGRHRWLIATPRDGVFYDGEQLIHQRQCPTEWQQLAQNVEDPHGDLWLTYYSHIFNPARLNPKVMQGHLPVRFWKNLPEGELIPQLITQARMGKQQDGQASGIASRTGKRIALK; from the coding sequence ATGATCAATCTCGATTGCGATGACCTCTTCGACACCTGGCGCCAGCAGGCGCGCTGGCTGCTCAGTCATGAAATCGATCCGAGCGTGGTGAGTTGGGCCTCGGAAGGGGCGGCCGATCTGTTTGCCAGCGATGACCACGTACCTGAGGGGCAGGGGCCGTTTCAGGCGCGAATCCCGCGTACGCTGCTCGATACACTGGAACAGGCCGCGCAGTACCGCGGGGATCAACGCTGGAGCCTGCTGTATGAAGTGCTGTGGCGAGTCAGCCACGGTGATCGTACGGCGATGATGGCCGGCGACAAACTCGGTAGCGAGTTGCAGCGGCGGATCAAGCAAGTGAGCCGTGAAGCCCATCATTTGCATGCATTCGTGCGTTTCATCGAACGACCGAAAGATTTGCCAGGCCCGCAATATGTGGCGTGGCACGAACCGGCTCACGACATTCTGCACAGCGCCAGTGAGCATTTCATCGGGCGCATGGGCCGCCACCGTTGGCTGATCGCTACGCCGCGTGATGGCGTTTTTTACGATGGCGAACAACTGATTCATCAGCGCCAGTGCCCGACTGAATGGCAACAATTGGCGCAGAACGTCGAAGATCCGCATGGTGATTTGTGGTTGACCTATTACAGCCACATCTTCAACCCGGCGCGGTTGAATCCCAAAGTGATGCAAGGGCATTTGCCGGTGCGGTTCTGGAAGAATTTGCCGGAAGGCGAGTTGATCCCGCAGCTGATCACTCAAGCGCGCATGGGCAAACAGCAGGATGGGCAAGCGAGCGGGATTGCCAGTCGCACTGGCAAGCGGATTGCGTTGAAATGA
- the bkdR gene encoding Bkd operon transcriptional regulator BkdR, with product MRKLDRTDIGILNSLQENARITNADLARSVNLSPTPCFNRVKAMEELGLIREQVTLLDADLLGLHVNVFIHVSLEKQVEEALQHFEEAISDRPEVMECYLMAGDPDYLIRVLVPTIQSLERFMMDFLTKVPGVANIRSSFALKQVRYKTALPLPANGLTLGT from the coding sequence ATGCGCAAACTGGACCGTACCGACATCGGCATTCTCAACAGCCTTCAGGAGAACGCGCGCATCACCAACGCCGACCTCGCGCGCTCGGTGAATCTATCACCGACGCCGTGCTTCAACCGGGTCAAGGCAATGGAAGAATTAGGGCTGATTCGCGAGCAGGTCACGTTGCTCGATGCCGACCTGCTGGGCCTGCATGTGAATGTGTTCATTCACGTCAGCCTGGAGAAACAGGTCGAGGAAGCGCTGCAGCATTTCGAAGAGGCGATTTCCGACCGGCCCGAAGTGATGGAGTGCTACCTGATGGCCGGCGACCCGGACTATCTGATCCGGGTTTTGGTGCCGACCATTCAGTCGCTGGAGCGCTTCATGATGGACTTTCTGACCAAAGTGCCGGGGGTGGCGAACATTCGCTCGAGCTTTGCGCTGAAGCAGGTGCGCTACAAGACGGCGTTGCCGTTGCCGGCGAATGGCCTGACGCTGGGCACCTAG
- a CDS encoding alpha-ketoacid dehydrogenase subunit beta, giving the protein MNDHNNNIQLETAMTTTTMTMIQALRSAMDVMLERDDNVVVFGQDVGYFGGVFRCTEGLQTKYGTSRVFDAPISESGIVGVAVGMGAYGLRPVAEIQFADYVYPASDQIISEAARLRYRSAGEFTAPMTLRMPCGGGIYGGQTHSQSIEAMFTQVCGLRTVMPSNPYDAKGLLIASIENDDPVIFLEPKRLYNGPFDGHHDRPVTPWSKHPQAQVPDGYYTVPLDVAAITRPGKDVTVLTYGTTVYVSQVAAEESGVDAEVIDLRSLWPLDLETIVKSVKKTGRCVVVHEATRTCGFGAELVSLVQEHCFHHLEAPIERVTGWDTPYPHAQEWAYFPGPSRVGAALKRVMEV; this is encoded by the coding sequence ATGAACGATCACAACAACAATATTCAGCTGGAAACCGCCATGACCACGACCACCATGACCATGATCCAGGCCCTGCGCTCGGCCATGGATGTGATGCTTGAGCGTGACGACAATGTGGTGGTGTTCGGTCAGGACGTCGGTTACTTCGGCGGCGTGTTCCGTTGCACCGAAGGGCTGCAAACCAAGTACGGCACCTCGCGGGTATTCGATGCGCCGATCTCCGAGAGCGGCATCGTCGGCGTGGCCGTCGGCATGGGCGCTTACGGTCTGCGCCCGGTCGCCGAAATCCAGTTCGCCGACTACGTCTACCCTGCTTCCGACCAGATCATTTCCGAAGCCGCCCGCCTGCGTTATCGCTCGGCCGGTGAGTTCACCGCGCCGATGACCCTGCGCATGCCTTGCGGCGGCGGCATCTACGGTGGCCAGACTCACAGCCAGAGCATCGAGGCGATGTTCACTCAGGTCTGTGGCCTGCGCACCGTCATGCCATCCAACCCGTACGACGCCAAAGGCCTGCTGATCGCCTCCATCGAAAACGATGACCCGGTGATATTTCTTGAGCCGAAACGCCTGTACAACGGCCCGTTCGACGGCCACCACGACCGCCCGGTAACCCCGTGGTCGAAACACCCGCAAGCCCAGGTTCCGGACGGTTACTACACCGTGCCGCTGGACGTCGCCGCCATCACCCGTCCGGGTAAAGACGTGACCGTGCTGACTTACGGCACCACCGTGTATGTCTCGCAAGTCGCTGCCGAAGAATCCGGCGTCGATGCTGAAGTTATCGACCTGCGCAGCCTGTGGCCGCTGGATCTGGAAACCATCGTCAAATCGGTGAAGAAAACCGGCCGTTGCGTGGTGGTTCACGAAGCCACGCGCACCTGCGGTTTTGGCGCCGAACTGGTGTCGCTGGTGCAAGAGCATTGCTTCCATCACCTGGAAGCGCCGATCGAACGCGTCACTGGTTGGGACACCCCCTACCCGCACGCGCAGGAGTGGGCGTATTTCCCAGGGCCGTCCCGAGTGGGCGCGGCGTTGAAACGGGTCATGGAGGTCTGA
- a CDS encoding 3-methyl-2-oxobutanoate dehydrogenase (2-methylpropanoyl-transferring) subunit alpha → MTQAYEPLRLHVPEPSGRPGCKTDFSYLHLTDAGTVRKPPIDVEPADTADLARGLIRVLDDQGNALGPWAENVPVEILRKGMRAMLKTRIYDNRMVVAQRQKKMSFYMQSLGEEAIGSAQALALNIDDMCFPTYRQQSILMARDVPLVDLICQLLSNERDPLKGRQLPIMYSVKDFGFFTISGNLATQFIQGVGWGMASAIKGDTKIASAWIGDGATAESDFHTALTFAHVYRAPVILNVVNNQWAISTFQAIAGGEATTFAGRGVGCGIASLRVDGNDFYAVYAASAWAAERARRNLGPTMIEWVTYRAGPHSTSDDPSKYRPADDWSHFPLGDPIARLKQHLIKIGHWSEEEHAAVSAELEAEVIAAQKQAEQYGTLAGGQIPSAATMFEDVYKEMPEHLKRQRQQLGI, encoded by the coding sequence ATGACCCAAGCGTATGAACCGCTGCGTCTGCACGTCCCTGAACCCTCGGGCCGTCCAGGCTGCAAAACCGACTTTTCCTACCTGCATCTGACCGATGCCGGCACGGTGCGCAAACCTCCCATCGACGTAGAACCCGCCGACACCGCCGACCTCGCCCGAGGCCTGATTCGCGTGCTCGACGATCAGGGTAATGCCCTCGGCCCATGGGCTGAAAACGTGCCGGTCGAGATCCTCCGCAAAGGCATGCGCGCCATGCTCAAGACACGGATCTACGACAACCGCATGGTGGTCGCCCAGCGTCAGAAAAAAATGTCGTTCTACATGCAAAGCCTCGGCGAAGAAGCCATCGGCAGCGCCCAGGCATTGGCGTTGAACATCGACGACATGTGCTTCCCGACCTACCGTCAGCAAAGCATCCTGATGGCCCGCGATGTGCCGCTGGTCGACCTGATCTGCCAACTGCTGTCCAATGAGCGCGATCCGCTCAAGGGCCGGCAGTTGCCGATCATGTACTCGGTCAAGGACTTCGGTTTCTTCACCATCTCCGGCAACCTCGCGACCCAGTTCATTCAGGGCGTCGGCTGGGGCATGGCCTCAGCAATCAAGGGCGACACCAAAATCGCCTCGGCGTGGATCGGTGACGGCGCCACCGCCGAATCGGACTTCCACACCGCCCTGACCTTCGCCCACGTCTACCGTGCGCCAGTCATCCTCAACGTGGTCAACAATCAGTGGGCGATTTCGACCTTCCAGGCCATCGCTGGTGGTGAAGCCACCACCTTCGCCGGACGCGGCGTTGGTTGTGGGATCGCTTCGCTGCGGGTTGATGGCAACGACTTCTATGCTGTTTACGCCGCCTCTGCCTGGGCTGCCGAACGTGCTCGCCGCAACCTCGGCCCGACCATGATCGAATGGGTTACCTACCGCGCCGGTCCGCATTCGACCTCCGACGATCCGTCGAAATATCGTCCTGCCGATGACTGGAGTCACTTCCCGTTGGGCGACCCGATCGCCCGTCTTAAACAGCACCTGATCAAGATCGGCCACTGGTCGGAAGAAGAGCACGCCGCCGTCAGCGCCGAGCTCGAAGCCGAAGTGATTGCCGCGCAGAAACAGGCCGAACAGTACGGCACCCTCGCCGGCGGTCAGATTCCCAGCGCAGCAACCATGTTCGAAGACGTCTACAAAGAGATGCCGGAGCACTTGAAGCGCCAGCGTCAGCAGTTGGGGATCTGA
- a CDS encoding putative DNA modification/repair radical SAM protein has product MQIIDKLSILADAAKYDASCASSGAPKRSSEGKSGLGSTDGMGICHSYTPDGRCVSLLKILLTNFCLYDCQYCVNRRSSDVPRARFTPEEVVTLTMDFYRRNCVSGLFLSSGIIRSADYTMEQLVRVAKLLREEHEFRGYIHLKTIPDADPALIAEAGRYADRLSVNIELPTDASLQTLAPEKNIGSIKQAMQTIYTGEQTVLNEPRAAKFAPAGQSTQLIVGADDTDDSTILHGAQALYGNYRLRRVYYSAFSPIPDSPKSVPLAAPPLMREHRLYQADFLLRSYGYSADELLKGPGNLALDIDPKLAWALQNREVFPLDLNRAEASLIARIPGIGLRTTERLVELRRQRRIRYEDVARMRCVLAKAKPFIITSDYHPQQAEVTSHLLYQQLRDRPAPQQMGLWG; this is encoded by the coding sequence ATGCAAATCATCGACAAGCTCAGCATCCTCGCCGACGCCGCCAAGTACGACGCTTCCTGCGCGAGCAGCGGTGCGCCCAAGCGCAGTTCCGAGGGCAAGAGTGGCCTGGGCTCGACCGATGGCATGGGCATTTGCCACAGCTACACGCCGGACGGGCGCTGCGTCTCGCTGTTGAAGATTCTGCTGACCAATTTCTGTCTCTACGACTGCCAGTACTGCGTCAATCGCCGTTCCAGCGATGTCCCGCGCGCACGCTTCACGCCCGAGGAAGTAGTCACGCTGACCATGGACTTCTATCGACGCAACTGCGTCAGCGGTCTGTTTCTCAGTTCCGGCATCATCCGTTCGGCGGACTACACCATGGAGCAGCTTGTCCGGGTGGCAAAGCTGCTGCGTGAAGAACACGAATTTCGCGGTTACATCCACCTCAAGACCATTCCCGATGCCGATCCAGCGCTGATTGCCGAGGCCGGGCGCTACGCCGATCGCCTGAGCGTCAACATTGAATTGCCCACCGATGCCAGCCTGCAGACCCTGGCGCCGGAGAAAAACATCGGCTCGATCAAGCAGGCCATGCAAACCATCTACACCGGCGAGCAAACCGTACTCAACGAACCTCGCGCCGCAAAATTTGCTCCGGCGGGGCAAAGCACGCAGTTGATTGTCGGCGCCGATGACACCGACGACAGCACGATCCTCCACGGCGCGCAGGCCTTGTATGGCAACTACCGCCTGCGCCGGGTTTATTACTCGGCGTTCAGTCCGATCCCCGACAGCCCGAAAAGCGTGCCGCTGGCCGCGCCGCCGCTGATGCGTGAACACCGTTTGTATCAGGCTGATTTTCTCTTGCGCAGTTATGGCTACAGCGCCGACGAACTGCTCAAGGGACCGGGCAATCTGGCGCTCGACATCGATCCGAAACTGGCATGGGCGCTACAGAATCGTGAGGTGTTCCCGCTGGATCTCAATCGCGCCGAGGCTTCGTTGATTGCGCGCATTCCCGGCATCGGCCTGCGCACCACCGAGCGGCTGGTGGAGTTGCGCCGGCAGCGACGGATTCGTTACGAAGACGTCGCACGCATGCGTTGCGTATTGGCCAAGGCCAAGCCGTTCATTATCACCAGCGACTACCATCCGCAGCAGGCTGAAGTGACCAGCCATTTGCTCTACCAGCAATTGCGCGACCGGCCGGCACCGCAGCAGATGGGGTTGTGGGGATGA
- the lpdA gene encoding dihydrolipoyl dehydrogenase — MQSLNTTLLIIGGGPGGYVTAIRAGQLGISTILVEGQSLGGTCLNIGCIPSKALIHVAEQFHQTQHHNQHSALGISVSAPTLDISKSVEWKDGIVDRLTTGVAALLKKHKVQVINGWAKVIDGKTVEVGDTRIQCEHLVLATGSTSVNLPILPIGGPIISSTEALAPKSVPKRLVVVGGGYIGLELGIAYRKLGAEVSVVEAQDRILPAYDAELTQPVHDALKQLGVKLYLKHSVLGFDGTLQVRDPNGDTLNLQTDQVLVAVGRKPNTQGWNLEALNLDMNGSAIKIDSRCQTSMRNVYAIGDLSGEPMLAHRAMAQGEMVAELISGKTREFNPTAIAAVCFTDPELVVVGKTPDEANAAGLDCIVSSFPFAANGRAMTLESKSGFVRVVARRDNHLIVGWQAVGVGVSELSTAFAQSLEMGARLEDIGGTIHAHPTLGEAVQEAALRALGHALHL, encoded by the coding sequence ATGCAATCTTTGAACACTACGCTGCTGATCATTGGCGGCGGCCCCGGCGGTTACGTCACGGCCATTCGCGCCGGACAACTGGGCATTTCGACGATTCTGGTCGAAGGCCAATCGCTGGGTGGCACATGCCTGAACATCGGCTGCATCCCGTCAAAAGCGCTGATTCATGTGGCCGAGCAGTTTCACCAGACTCAACACCACAACCAGCATTCGGCGCTGGGTATCAGCGTCTCGGCGCCGACGCTCGACATCAGCAAAAGCGTCGAGTGGAAGGACGGCATCGTTGATCGCCTGACCACTGGCGTCGCTGCGCTGCTGAAAAAGCACAAGGTTCAGGTCATCAATGGCTGGGCCAAGGTTATCGATGGCAAAACCGTCGAAGTCGGCGACACCCGTATCCAGTGCGAGCATCTGGTGCTGGCTACCGGTTCGACCAGCGTCAATCTGCCGATCCTGCCGATTGGCGGGCCGATCATCTCCTCCACAGAAGCCCTGGCGCCGAAGTCGGTACCGAAACGCCTGGTGGTGGTTGGCGGTGGTTACATTGGTCTGGAGCTGGGTATTGCCTATCGCAAGCTGGGTGCCGAGGTCAGTGTGGTCGAAGCACAGGATCGTATCCTGCCGGCTTATGACGCGGAACTGACGCAACCGGTGCATGACGCGCTGAAGCAACTGGGCGTAAAGCTGTATCTCAAGCACAGCGTTCTAGGTTTCGACGGCACGTTGCAGGTGCGCGATCCGAATGGCGACACTCTGAATCTGCAGACCGATCAGGTGTTGGTTGCCGTCGGCCGCAAACCGAACACTCAGGGCTGGAACCTCGAAGCCTTGAATCTGGACATGAACGGCTCGGCGATCAAGATCGACAGCCGCTGCCAGACCAGTATGCGCAACGTCTATGCCATCGGTGACCTCAGCGGCGAGCCGATGCTGGCGCACCGCGCCATGGCCCAGGGCGAAATGGTCGCCGAACTGATCAGCGGCAAAACCCGTGAGTTCAACCCGACCGCCATTGCCGCCGTGTGTTTCACCGACCCGGAACTGGTGGTGGTCGGCAAGACGCCGGACGAGGCCAACGCTGCGGGACTGGACTGCATCGTTTCCAGCTTCCCGTTCGCCGCCAACGGTCGGGCGATGACCCTGGAATCGAAAAGCGGTTTCGTGCGCGTGGTCGCTCGTCGCGACAATCATCTGATTGTTGGCTGGCAAGCGGTTGGCGTGGGTGTTTCGGAATTGTCGACGGCGTTTGCGCAAAGTCTGGAAATGGGTGCGCGGCTGGAAGACATCGGCGGCACCATTCATGCGCATCCGACCTTGGGTGAAGCGGTGCAGGAAGCGGCGCTGCGTGCCCTCGGGCATGCGCTGCACCTGTAA
- a CDS encoding dihydrolipoamide acetyltransferase family protein: protein MGTHVIKMPDIGEGIAEVELSQWHVKVGDLVVEDQVLADVMTDKAMVDIPSPVHGKVIALGGQPGEVMAVGSVLISIEVEGAGNLKESDKPVPVAAKEAVAPKVEAVVESKPAVAAPRPAAAVCQGPMVAREADERPLASPAVRKHALDLGIQLRLVRGSGPAGRVLHEDLDAYLAQGQSNASSPAGAAYAQRNDEEQIQVIGMRRKIAQRMQDATQRAAHFSYVEEIDVTAIEELRAHLNEKHGASRGKLTLLPFLVRALVVALRDFPQMNARYDDEAQVITRLGAVHVGVATQSDVGLMVPVVRHAEARSLWDSAAEISRLANSARNGKASRDELSGSTITLTSLGALGGIVSTPVLNLPEVAIVGVNKIVERPMVVKGQVVIRKMMNLSSSFDHRVVDGMDAALFIQAIRGLIEQPATLFVE, encoded by the coding sequence ATGGGCACGCACGTTATCAAGATGCCGGACATCGGCGAAGGCATCGCAGAAGTTGAACTGTCGCAGTGGCACGTCAAGGTGGGCGATCTGGTCGTGGAAGATCAGGTACTCGCGGACGTGATGACCGACAAGGCGATGGTCGATATCCCGTCGCCCGTGCACGGCAAAGTGATTGCCCTCGGCGGTCAGCCGGGTGAAGTGATGGCAGTCGGTAGTGTGCTGATCAGCATCGAGGTTGAAGGCGCGGGCAATCTGAAGGAGTCCGACAAACCGGTTCCAGTTGCGGCGAAAGAAGCTGTTGCACCGAAAGTCGAAGCCGTCGTTGAGAGCAAGCCTGCTGTCGCCGCTCCGCGTCCGGCTGCTGCCGTTTGCCAGGGCCCGATGGTCGCCCGCGAAGCCGATGAGCGTCCGCTGGCCTCACCGGCCGTGCGCAAACATGCGCTGGATCTGGGCATTCAATTGCGTCTGGTGCGTGGTTCCGGCCCGGCCGGTCGCGTATTGCACGAAGACCTCGACGCTTATCTGGCGCAAGGTCAGTCCAACGCATCGTCACCGGCAGGCGCCGCTTACGCCCAGCGCAACGATGAAGAACAGATTCAAGTGATCGGCATGCGCCGCAAGATCGCCCAGCGCATGCAGGATGCCACTCAACGTGCGGCGCATTTCAGTTACGTCGAAGAAATCGACGTCACCGCCATCGAAGAACTGCGCGCGCACTTGAATGAAAAACACGGCGCCAGCCGTGGCAAGTTGACCCTGCTGCCGTTCCTCGTCCGCGCTTTGGTTGTCGCCCTGCGCGACTTCCCGCAAATGAACGCCCGTTACGACGACGAAGCCCAGGTCATCACCCGCCTCGGCGCGGTGCATGTCGGTGTTGCCACACAAAGCGATGTCGGCCTGATGGTGCCGGTGGTGCGTCACGCCGAAGCTCGCAGCCTGTGGGACAGCGCCGCCGAGATTTCGCGCCTCGCCAACTCGGCACGCAATGGCAAGGCCAGCCGCGATGAACTGTCCGGCTCGACCATCACCCTGACCAGCCTCGGTGCACTGGGTGGCATCGTCAGCACACCGGTGCTGAACCTGCCGGAAGTGGCGATCGTCGGCGTCAATAAAATCGTTGAACGGCCAATGGTCGTCAAAGGCCAGGTAGTGATTCGCAAGATGATGAACCTCTCCAGCTCCTTCGATCACCGCGTGGTCGACGGCATGGACGCGGCGCTCTTCATCCAGGCCATTCGCGGCTTGATCGAACAACCTGCCACTTTGTTTGTGGAGTAA
- a CDS encoding metalloregulator ArsR/SmtB family transcription factor, giving the protein MQSSLTECEVAQLRASASKACALLKALANEDRLLILCQLTQGERNVGELEKMTGVRQPTLSQQLGILRDEGLVSTRREGKYIFYGLASPEVIQVMKTLSGLYCGAVLKSLGHQ; this is encoded by the coding sequence ATGCAATCCAGTCTGACCGAATGTGAAGTCGCCCAATTGCGCGCCTCGGCCTCCAAGGCCTGCGCGTTGCTCAAGGCCTTGGCCAATGAGGATCGGCTGTTGATCCTGTGCCAACTGACTCAGGGCGAACGCAATGTCGGCGAGCTGGAAAAAATGACCGGCGTGCGCCAGCCGACGCTGTCCCAGCAACTGGGCATTCTGCGTGACGAAGGGTTGGTCTCGACCCGCCGTGAAGGCAAATACATTTTTTACGGCCTCGCCAGTCCTGAGGTCATCCAAGTGATGAAAACCCTGTCCGGGCTCTACTGTGGGGCCGTACTCAAAAGCCTGGGCCATCAATAA